A stretch of the Malus sylvestris chromosome 10, drMalSylv7.2, whole genome shotgun sequence genome encodes the following:
- the LOC126584198 gene encoding uncharacterized protein LOC126584198 yields the protein MVNNFIRPRSDPYSNTYNPGWKNHPNLSWGGNQQPRQYQQSYQLTSETKKPSLEDQMSQLAQHMSALSNSTNNFVQSTQTSIQNLTASVGNLETQVGQLATMFNEREKGKFPSQSERNPRGMEHCKVIWTLRSGKSYDNREVVHHEAEVEEEELIESALLAAKSRSNRCYETDPIICQISEELCSKRKKLLEYEKVILTEQCSAVLLHKLPPKKKDPGSFTISCEGELKPTSMSLQLADRSVTDPLGILEEVIIKVDKFYLPADFIVLDMEEDKEVPLILGRPFMATARTLIDVEAGTLTLRVQGESVVFKLFEAIKRPLELEECFRVDVLDGIVHANFASRSSNNELLTCLTNHDATLSMEENMVDIIAALDSAPIHNPKWRHVYESLGVPK from the exons ATGGTGAATAATTTCATTAGACCCAGAAGTGACCCTTATTCCAATACATATAATCCTGGGTGGAAGAACCATCCCAATCTTAGTTGGGGTGGCAACCAACAGCCACGTCAATACCAACAGTCTTACCAATTaactagtgagactaagaaaccATCTCTTGAAGATCAAATGTCACAGCTAGCTCAACATATGTCCGCTCTCTCTAATAGCACCAACAATTTTGTCCAATCCACACAAACTAGCATTCAGAATCTCACGGCATCAGTGGGAAATTTGGAGACTCAAGTTGGACAGCTTGCTACCATGTTCaatgaaagagagaaaggaaagttCCCGAGCCAATCTGAGCGAAATCCAAGAGGGATGGAACATTGCAAAGTAATATGGACATTGAGAAGTGGCAAAAGCTATGACAACAGAGAAGTGGTGCACCATGAAGccgaagtggaagaagaagagcttATTGAAAGTGCACTGTTAGCTGCAAAGTCTCGGTCAAACAG ATGCTATGAAACAGATCCCATCATATGCCAAATTTCTGAGGAGCTATGTTCTAAAAGGAAAAAGTTATTGGAATACGAGAAGGTGATTTTAACTGAGCAATGCAGTGCTGTCCTCTTACATAAGCTACCACCCAAGAAGAAAGATCCGGGGAGTTTCACTATCTCTT GTGAAGGAGAACTCAAGCCCACATCTATGAGTCTTCAATTGGCAGATAGGTCTGTGACCGATCCTTTGGGTATTCTGGAAGAAGTGATTATTAAAGTGGATAAATTCTATCTCCCAGCTGATTTCATTGTACTTGACATGGAGGAAGACAAGGAAGTGCCTCTCATTTTAGGTCGACCGTTCATGGCCACCGCTCGGACACTTATTGATGTGGAAGCAGGTACTTTAACCTTAAGAGTGCAAGGAGAGTCAGTTGTATTCAAACTCTTTGAAGCTATCAAGCGTCCTCTCGAACTTGAAGAGTGTTTTCGTGTTGATGTTTTGGATGGGATTGTGCATGCAAACTTTGCCTCACGATCATCTAACAATGAGCTGTTAACTTGCCTCACCAACCATGATGCTACTTTATCTATGGAAGAAAATATGGTGGACATCATTGCTGCATTGGATAGTGCACCAATTCATAATCCAAAGTGGCGACATGTTTATGAAAGCCTTGGAGTGCCTAAGTAG